A section of the Sphingomonas ginsenosidivorax genome encodes:
- a CDS encoding methyl-accepting chemotaxis protein, whose translation MSVEHAVIDLSARAAATLADAMIVLAFSAEGTLIEANDAARHLLESIHGDTGFATLFPLYADAIQSLSDDATTTVAVEGMLADADGRCQHVQGLLGVVPSASGKLVFMGSVTPASLHDTALMRHRFNAINAALAICQYSPAGVLLDGNARFFELTGLSREASVGCRFDALWTPQEREAGDAETYWSKFARGESDTVIRRYKHESGHTVWVREIFVPTFDETAQLVSVLSYAYDISAQHQTAVDNHGRMVAIDRAFALIEFDLSGRVVSANANFLALMGYALDEVVGEHHRIFCDRDYAQSPAYRQFWQRLGRGELDQGEYKRLRKDGSEVWIQASYNPLFDTDGQPYGVVKVATDVTMQRLAMIEAQGLAAAIDRAQAVIEFDLAGTVLDANANFLGVMGYDRDAVVGQPHRMFCDQGYVASPDYADLWRRLRDGEFVSGVFKRVAHGGRDVWIRATYNPILDIEGKPRKIVKFAYDITEQKLRDAEFEGRARAIDRAQGVIEFAMDGTILDANANFLALTGYALEEIRGRHHRLFCDAATTGSDGYAAFWEKLGRGEYDAGEYKRLKKGGGEVWIQATYNPIFDLGGKPIKVVKFAVDVTDQKLAANDHQAKIEAINRAQAVIEFDLEGNVLSANENFLLTTGYSLREIIGQHHSMFCSPDYIRSLEYRDFWLKLNKGEVHFGRFHRIGKYGRDVWIQATYNPVLDLRGNPVRVIKYATDVTDQVQLEHQIQSCSHDMTAHVGALTKSITSISNATDIATELAARTRTEAQEGRTALNGAIESIDLIQRSAAGIAEIVSVIGEIAGQTNLLAFNAEIEAARAGEHGVGFSVVAGEVRKLAERSSTAAREINRLVDESLERINQGTDRSREATSAFSGIVDSVHKTGDAIDAIARTTVIQDEASAKVVELICTLSKATDRAAA comes from the coding sequence ATGTCCGTCGAGCACGCCGTTATCGATCTGAGCGCACGCGCCGCGGCGACGCTGGCAGACGCGATGATCGTTCTGGCCTTCAGCGCGGAGGGAACGCTGATCGAGGCCAATGACGCCGCTCGCCATCTCCTCGAATCGATCCACGGCGACACCGGCTTCGCCACGCTGTTCCCGCTGTATGCCGACGCGATCCAGAGCCTGTCGGACGATGCGACGACGACCGTGGCGGTCGAGGGCATGCTCGCCGATGCCGACGGCCGCTGCCAGCACGTCCAGGGATTGCTCGGCGTCGTGCCGTCGGCATCGGGAAAACTGGTGTTCATGGGCTCGGTCACGCCCGCCAGCCTGCACGACACGGCGCTGATGCGGCATCGCTTCAACGCGATCAACGCCGCGCTCGCGATCTGCCAATATTCGCCCGCGGGCGTATTGCTCGACGGCAACGCCCGGTTCTTCGAACTGACCGGCCTGTCGCGCGAGGCATCGGTCGGGTGCCGTTTCGATGCGCTATGGACCCCGCAGGAGCGCGAGGCCGGCGACGCCGAGACCTATTGGAGCAAGTTCGCGCGCGGTGAATCGGACACGGTGATCCGCCGGTACAAGCACGAGAGCGGCCATACCGTCTGGGTCCGCGAGATCTTCGTCCCGACGTTCGACGAAACCGCGCAGCTCGTCTCGGTCCTGAGCTACGCCTACGACATCAGCGCGCAGCACCAGACCGCGGTCGACAATCATGGCCGGATGGTCGCGATCGACCGGGCGTTCGCGTTGATCGAGTTCGACCTGTCGGGCCGGGTCGTCTCGGCGAATGCCAATTTCCTCGCGCTGATGGGCTATGCGCTCGACGAGGTCGTCGGCGAGCACCACCGCATCTTCTGCGACCGCGACTATGCGCAAAGCCCGGCATACCGCCAGTTCTGGCAGCGGCTGGGCCGCGGCGAGCTCGACCAGGGCGAGTACAAGCGCCTGCGCAAGGACGGCAGCGAGGTCTGGATCCAGGCGTCGTACAACCCGCTGTTCGATACCGACGGGCAACCCTACGGCGTCGTCAAGGTGGCGACCGACGTCACCATGCAGCGGCTCGCGATGATCGAGGCGCAGGGACTGGCCGCCGCGATCGATCGTGCGCAGGCGGTGATCGAATTCGACCTGGCGGGCACGGTGCTCGACGCCAACGCCAATTTCCTCGGCGTGATGGGCTATGACCGCGACGCGGTGGTGGGACAGCCGCACCGGATGTTCTGCGACCAGGGCTATGTCGCGTCGCCCGACTATGCCGATCTCTGGCGGCGGCTGCGCGACGGCGAGTTCGTCTCCGGCGTCTTCAAACGGGTCGCGCACGGCGGGCGCGACGTCTGGATCCGCGCGACCTACAACCCGATCCTCGATATCGAGGGCAAGCCGCGCAAGATCGTCAAGTTCGCCTACGACATCACCGAGCAGAAGCTGCGCGACGCCGAGTTCGAGGGGCGCGCGCGCGCGATCGACCGCGCGCAGGGTGTCATCGAATTCGCGATGGACGGGACGATCCTCGACGCGAACGCCAATTTCCTCGCGCTTACCGGCTATGCGCTGGAGGAAATCCGCGGGCGGCATCACCGGCTGTTCTGCGACGCCGCCACGACCGGATCCGACGGCTATGCCGCGTTCTGGGAAAAGCTCGGCCGCGGCGAATACGACGCGGGCGAATATAAGCGGCTGAAGAAGGGCGGCGGCGAAGTCTGGATCCAGGCGACGTACAACCCGATCTTCGACCTCGGCGGCAAGCCGATCAAGGTCGTCAAGTTCGCGGTCGACGTGACCGACCAGAAGCTCGCCGCCAACGATCACCAGGCAAAGATCGAGGCGATCAATCGTGCGCAGGCGGTGATCGAGTTCGACCTCGAGGGCAACGTCCTGTCGGCGAACGAGAATTTCCTGCTCACGACCGGCTATTCGCTACGCGAGATCATCGGCCAGCACCATTCGATGTTCTGCTCGCCCGATTACATCCGGAGCCTCGAATACCGGGACTTCTGGTTGAAGCTGAACAAGGGCGAGGTGCATTTCGGGCGGTTCCACCGGATCGGCAAATATGGCCGCGACGTGTGGATCCAGGCGACCTACAACCCCGTGCTCGATCTGCGCGGCAACCCCGTGCGCGTGATCAAATACGCGACCGACGTCACCGACCAGGTCCAGCTCGAACACCAGATCCAGTCCTGTTCGCACGACATGACCGCGCATGTCGGCGCGCTGACCAAGTCGATCACGTCGATCTCGAATGCCACCGATATCGCGACCGAGCTTGCGGCGCGGACCCGGACCGAAGCGCAGGAGGGCCGCACCGCGCTCAACGGCGCGATCGAATCGATCGACCTGATCCAGCGCTCCGCCGCCGGGATCGCCGAGATCGTCTCGGTCATCGGCGAGATCGCGGGGCAGACCAACCTGCTGGCGTTCAACGCCGAGATCGAGGCCGCGCGCGCGGGCGAGCACGGCGTCGGCTTCTCGGTCGTCGCGGGCGAAGTGCGCAAGCTCGCCGAACGCAGCTCGACCGCCGCGCGCGAGATCAACCGGCTGGTCGACGAATCGCTCGAACGGATCAACCAGGGGACCGATCGGTCGCGCGAGGCGACCAGCGCCTTCTCCGGAATCGTCGACTCGGTCCACAAGACCGGGGACGCGATCGACGCGATCGCCCGGACGACGGTCATCCAGGACGAGGCATCCGCCAAGGTCGTCGAGCTGATCTGCACGCTGTCCAAGGCCACCGATCGTGCTGCGGCGTGA
- a CDS encoding chemotaxis protein CheW: MLRRDVADPANDQAPDLYGAVIVGGLTLAVPIRAICEVVPRPRALLPFPSPRDDILGAIDLRGRLIPVLDPVPLLHVTDAGACAVVLILRDEDRVLGIAIDGIAGVVSLRAADLTLLRGNPGASGQGSTATLMRAGFVRDATRGMVLDPHALAGLDGMPLSVERSTAGIDTGGATGGVPTLLFTVGSVRLGLAARAIEASVPEQAMMPSPVDDDFWCGTLTHNGCRVPVVDTLRLLQLGACEPRTRTAAVIVRLPDRRLVGLQIDAVNDMRRIVDSDIKPLQQFAVGNARLFAGLYGTDDPSLVLASDAVQADDRLAVVSRLYDPAEMAGQAERDHQQTLRAFLIVRLGRRRLAIPLDQIEEIIPTRASGIGLSDPGQAIVDFAIHSGRGVPLVDLQSALGLSAERPGDPPGGAFTVLASVEGNQAGFIVDELCAVERSPVQLLRDAGSDRAMGRIAATIKTADGACSVIDLHVLIGALVRLDPVEAPDTTA, translated from the coding sequence GTGCTGCGGCGTGACGTCGCGGATCCGGCGAACGACCAGGCGCCGGATCTCTACGGTGCGGTGATCGTCGGGGGGCTGACGCTGGCCGTCCCGATCCGCGCGATCTGCGAAGTCGTACCCCGCCCGCGCGCGCTGCTGCCGTTCCCCTCGCCGCGCGACGACATCCTCGGCGCGATCGACCTGCGCGGCCGGTTGATTCCGGTGCTGGACCCGGTCCCGTTGCTCCATGTGACCGATGCGGGTGCGTGCGCCGTGGTCCTGATCCTGCGCGACGAGGACCGTGTCCTCGGCATCGCGATCGACGGCATCGCCGGCGTGGTGTCGCTGCGCGCGGCCGATCTGACGCTGTTGCGGGGCAACCCGGGCGCGAGCGGGCAGGGCAGTACCGCGACGCTGATGCGCGCCGGCTTCGTGCGCGACGCGACGCGCGGGATGGTGCTGGATCCGCATGCGCTCGCCGGGCTCGACGGCATGCCGCTGTCGGTCGAGCGCAGCACCGCTGGCATCGACACTGGCGGCGCGACGGGCGGCGTGCCGACGTTGCTGTTCACGGTGGGATCGGTGCGGCTTGGCCTCGCGGCGCGCGCGATCGAGGCGTCGGTGCCCGAGCAGGCGATGATGCCCAGCCCGGTCGACGACGATTTCTGGTGCGGGACGCTCACGCATAACGGCTGCCGGGTTCCCGTCGTCGACACGTTGCGCCTGCTGCAGCTGGGCGCGTGCGAGCCGCGCACGCGCACCGCGGCGGTGATCGTGCGGTTGCCCGATCGCCGGCTCGTCGGCCTGCAGATCGACGCGGTGAACGACATGCGGCGGATCGTCGATTCCGACATCAAGCCGCTGCAGCAGTTCGCGGTCGGCAACGCGCGGCTGTTCGCCGGACTGTACGGCACCGACGACCCCAGTCTCGTGCTCGCGTCCGACGCGGTGCAGGCCGATGACCGGCTCGCCGTCGTCAGCCGGCTGTACGATCCTGCGGAAATGGCGGGGCAGGCGGAGCGCGACCACCAGCAGACCTTGCGGGCGTTCCTGATCGTCCGGCTGGGCCGCCGCCGCCTCGCCATCCCGCTCGACCAGATCGAGGAGATCATCCCGACACGCGCATCCGGCATCGGGCTGTCGGATCCCGGGCAGGCGATCGTCGACTTCGCCATCCATAGCGGGCGGGGCGTGCCGCTGGTCGATCTGCAGAGCGCGCTAGGCCTGTCCGCAGAGCGTCCCGGCGACCCTCCGGGCGGAGCGTTCACCGTCCTCGCGTCGGTCGAGGGGAACCAGGCCGGGTTCATCGTCGACGAACTCTGCGCGGTCGAACGGTCGCCCGTCCAGCTCCTGCGCGACGCCGGGTCGGACCGCGCGATGGGCCGCATCGCCGCGACGATCAAGACGGCCGACGGCGCCTGCTCGGTGATCGACCTCCATGTGCTGATCGGCGCGCTGGTCCGGCTCGACCCGGTCGAGGCGCCGGATACGACGGCGTGA
- a CDS encoding CsbD family protein has product MTSAKDTGAKDTGAKDTGEKGKGRVLQAKGSVREAIGKITGNAAVEKQGLRESEAGAKQAEADHPSDTPIDTGAKD; this is encoded by the coding sequence ATGACCAGCGCGAAGGACACGGGCGCTAAGGACACTGGCGCGAAGGACACCGGCGAAAAGGGCAAGGGCCGCGTGCTGCAGGCGAAGGGCTCGGTGCGCGAAGCCATCGGCAAGATCACGGGCAACGCCGCGGTCGAGAAGCAGGGGCTGCGCGAGAGCGAGGCCGGCGCGAAGCAGGCCGAAGCGGACCACCCCTCCGATACCCCCATCGATACCGGCGCCAAGGACTGA
- a CDS encoding PAS domain S-box protein, translating to MTSAPPLKSLRDSADLRHLRQIIAGLDEGVILVDPDQSILWANEAALGMHGVDSVEDLGADVDEYRQRFQLRYRNNHRLNDADYPIERVVSGEAFSQVVVEVAVAGEAEPRWVHQVRSLVLTNDADEPECLVMVIQDVSAQFEAEDRFEQSFNANPAPAVICRLCDLRFVKVNQGFIDMTGHDRATILSRTVYDIDVLERAEKRDLAKERLSEGRTIPQMEAELGLPGGGTKLVIVAGQPIDMGDQPCMLFTFADLEPRRKAETALRHSEERFMRTFSLAPVALAIGALDGHRLCDVNEAFTALTGYGAEIIGRPLGDVDLWETPALREAIEADIEAGRPIRDREVRIRSNEGQVLDCMVSAEPIQLDDEACVLWAMRDISVRKASERDLVNAIEAVMKDTSWLSRSIMEKLARIRTPDAEPAGVGLDELTQREREVLALICRGLDDKSIARALDVTGNTVRNHVARIYAKIGVNRRNAAAAWARARGFDGDSLPTPHRSGTNVKDAAA from the coding sequence GTGACGTCGGCCCCGCCCCTCAAGTCGTTGCGCGACTCCGCCGATCTGCGCCACCTGCGCCAGATCATTGCGGGGCTCGACGAAGGCGTCATACTGGTCGACCCCGACCAGAGCATCCTGTGGGCCAATGAAGCGGCGCTCGGGATGCACGGGGTCGATTCGGTCGAGGACCTCGGGGCCGACGTCGACGAGTATCGCCAGCGGTTCCAGCTGCGCTATCGCAACAACCACCGGCTGAACGACGCCGACTACCCGATCGAGCGGGTGGTGTCGGGCGAGGCGTTCTCGCAGGTCGTCGTCGAAGTGGCGGTGGCCGGCGAGGCGGAACCGCGCTGGGTCCACCAGGTCCGCAGCCTGGTGCTGACCAACGACGCGGACGAGCCCGAATGCCTGGTCATGGTGATCCAGGACGTGTCGGCACAGTTCGAGGCGGAGGACCGGTTCGAGCAGTCGTTCAACGCGAACCCGGCGCCGGCGGTGATCTGCCGGCTGTGCGACCTGCGGTTCGTGAAGGTCAACCAGGGCTTTATCGACATGACCGGGCATGACCGGGCGACGATTCTGTCGCGGACGGTGTACGATATCGACGTGCTGGAACGCGCCGAGAAGCGCGATCTGGCCAAGGAACGGCTGTCGGAAGGGCGCACGATCCCGCAGATGGAGGCCGAGCTCGGCCTGCCGGGCGGCGGGACCAAGCTGGTCATCGTCGCCGGCCAGCCGATCGACATGGGCGACCAGCCCTGCATGCTGTTCACCTTCGCCGACCTCGAGCCGCGACGCAAAGCCGAGACCGCGCTGCGCCACAGCGAGGAGCGGTTCATGCGGACCTTCTCGCTGGCGCCGGTCGCGCTGGCGATCGGTGCGCTGGACGGCCACCGGCTGTGCGACGTCAACGAGGCGTTCACCGCGCTGACGGGCTATGGCGCCGAGATCATCGGTCGTCCGCTCGGCGATGTCGACCTGTGGGAGACGCCTGCGCTGCGCGAGGCGATCGAGGCGGATATCGAGGCCGGCCGCCCGATCCGCGACCGCGAGGTACGGATCCGGTCGAACGAGGGCCAGGTGCTCGACTGCATGGTCTCGGCAGAGCCGATCCAGCTCGACGACGAGGCCTGCGTGTTGTGGGCGATGCGCGACATCAGCGTCCGCAAGGCGTCGGAGCGCGACTTGGTCAACGCGATCGAGGCAGTGATGAAGGACACCAGCTGGCTGAGCCGCTCGATCATGGAGAAGCTCGCGCGGATCCGCACGCCCGACGCCGAGCCGGCCGGCGTCGGGCTCGACGAGCTGACCCAGCGCGAACGCGAGGTGCTGGCGCTGATCTGCCGCGGGCTCGACGACAAGTCGATCGCGCGCGCGCTCGACGTCACCGGCAACACGGTGCGCAACCATGTCGCGCGGATCTACGCCAAGATCGGCGTCAACCGCCGCAACGCCGCCGCCGCCTGGGCCCGCGCCCGCGGGTTCGACGGCGATTCCCTGCCGACTCCGCACCGCAGCGGCACCAACGTGAAGGACGCAGCAGCATGA
- a CDS encoding CsbD family protein: MNKDEFQGGARYVGGKVEKTVGDTVNSRDWQVDGVVDQVAGGAQNLYGRAKSAIEDVVDGAPELADKIGSDAREAADRAAEAAKRGARTAQESAKDAPLLWALGAAAIGYGIAWFVHGSRD, from the coding sequence ATGAACAAGGACGAATTCCAGGGCGGCGCGCGCTATGTCGGCGGCAAGGTCGAGAAGACCGTCGGCGATACCGTGAACAGCCGCGACTGGCAGGTCGACGGCGTCGTCGACCAAGTCGCCGGTGGCGCACAGAACCTGTACGGCCGGGCGAAGTCGGCGATCGAGGACGTCGTCGACGGCGCCCCCGAGCTGGCCGACAAGATCGGCAGCGACGCGCGCGAGGCCGCCGACCGCGCCGCCGAAGCGGCCAAGCGCGGCGCACGCACGGCACAGGAATCGGCAAAGGATGCGCCTTTGCTGTGGGCGCTGGGTGCCGCCGCGATCGGCTATGGCATCGCCTGGTTCGTGCACGGCTCGCGCGACTGA
- a CDS encoding flagellin, with protein MSRVATIPLQRSMSVAIQHAQQLLATTQQQLATGKKAPDYAALGTEAVRTLSTHSLMAQQDAYVAVATRVATTLSLNDAHMATIDTAASSLKQELMTAVGTGRAAGLADSITAAFGQFRAALNASDGGGSLFGGSQTDTPPFLPETLAGTIGVPASAAFANDGVKATVRAADGLDVEYGVTASDIGSGLYAAFQTLAGAGAIGDPPTAAQLGILATAAGQIDTGLESLRTVNAENGRKQAQTETLSVRAEDRSTLLQGIIQDNEDADLGQVAIDLAQQKTMLQASYSVFAQLSGLSLSSYLR; from the coding sequence ATGTCCCGCGTCGCCACCATCCCGCTCCAGCGCAGCATGTCGGTCGCGATCCAGCACGCGCAACAGCTGCTCGCGACGACGCAGCAGCAGCTGGCGACGGGCAAGAAGGCGCCGGACTATGCCGCGCTCGGCACCGAGGCGGTGCGCACGCTGTCGACGCATTCGCTGATGGCGCAGCAGGACGCCTATGTCGCGGTCGCGACCCGCGTCGCCACCACGCTGTCGCTGAACGACGCGCACATGGCCACCATCGACACCGCCGCGAGTTCGTTGAAGCAGGAGCTGATGACCGCGGTCGGCACCGGCCGCGCGGCCGGCCTCGCCGACAGCATCACCGCGGCGTTCGGCCAGTTCCGCGCGGCGCTGAATGCCAGCGACGGCGGTGGATCGCTGTTCGGCGGATCGCAGACCGACACGCCCCCGTTCCTGCCCGAAACGCTCGCCGGCACGATCGGCGTGCCCGCCAGCGCCGCCTTCGCCAATGACGGCGTGAAGGCGACGGTGCGCGCCGCCGACGGGCTCGACGTCGAATATGGCGTGACCGCAAGCGATATCGGATCGGGGCTGTACGCGGCGTTCCAGACGCTGGCAGGCGCCGGCGCGATCGGCGACCCGCCGACCGCCGCGCAGCTCGGCATCCTGGCGACCGCGGCGGGGCAGATCGATACCGGGCTTGAGAGCCTGCGCACCGTCAACGCCGAGAATGGCCGCAAACAGGCGCAGACCGAGACGCTGTCGGTGCGCGCGGAGGACCGCAGCACGCTGTTGCAGGGGATCATCCAGGACAATGAGGATGCCGATCTCGGCCAGGTCGCGATCGACCTCGCGCAACAGAAGACGATGCTGCAGGCGAGCTATTCGGTGTTCGCGCAACTCTCGGGACTGAGCCTGTCCAGCTATCTGCGCTGA
- a CDS encoding flagellar hook-associated protein FlgK: protein MSLNEIMSAAISGLAASQAGLRSVSNNIANVGTPGYARETVSQTTGVSAGRVNGVTVGEPSRIADSFLEATVYRRAGDIGSASVTASYLDRLQSLVGAPGAEYGLPARLDAIASSAVAMTGTQTSAQTAAAFVADVQDAITSINQLGTDVAGLRSDVQSEVGQSVDRINSLLVRINDLNGTAARLDGNGRSSAGVVDQRMAAIEELSGLVKVTVRDQPDGRVSIDTASGIPLLDNRLRQLTMPAAASFGPQTNFPVIALRFADGGASVGAATGDVLDSAAVGGKLGGLLDLRDRALPAFSEKLGVLFTGLSQTLNAASNAATTVPAPAQLAGRQSGLVGTDRLGFTGSAVFAVTSGSGALVASTTIDFSALGPTATVDDAVAAINTGLGGSGTASFAGGILSITANGAGNGVVIAQDPTVPSDRAGVGLSQYFGMNDLIRSADSPLVPSGFVPADPHGFASGQSAQIVLRDASGRAMSSYTMTGSVGPTFGDLVTELNASPIAGFGSFAMDDKGRIQFSPKPSIAGAMLSVPSDTTDRLGSGRSFSSIVQLTGATSGVASAGVRPDIRGNAGKLGLAQLQTGAAVGAKALGSGDVRGATLFADRLAGRVDLGKDGVTSTAAFTAQLLGNAGTAAAQAKSSLDDATARRDDAVNRRDSFSGVNIDEELAQMVVLQNSYSASARVISTASQMYDTLISMIR from the coding sequence GTGTCACTGAACGAGATCATGTCTGCGGCGATATCGGGGCTGGCAGCCTCGCAGGCGGGCTTGCGTTCGGTGTCCAACAACATCGCCAATGTCGGCACGCCCGGTTACGCCCGCGAAACCGTCAGCCAGACCACCGGGGTGTCGGCGGGGCGGGTCAACGGCGTCACGGTCGGCGAGCCGTCGCGGATCGCCGACAGCTTCCTCGAGGCGACGGTGTACCGGCGCGCGGGCGACATCGGGTCGGCCAGCGTCACCGCCTCCTATCTCGACCGCCTCCAGTCGCTGGTCGGCGCGCCGGGGGCGGAATATGGCCTGCCCGCGCGGCTCGACGCGATCGCGTCGTCGGCGGTGGCGATGACCGGCACGCAGACCTCCGCGCAGACCGCCGCGGCGTTCGTCGCCGACGTGCAGGACGCGATCACTTCCATCAACCAGCTCGGCACCGACGTCGCGGGGCTGCGATCCGACGTCCAGTCCGAAGTCGGCCAGTCGGTCGACCGGATCAACAGCCTGCTGGTCCGCATCAACGACCTGAACGGCACCGCCGCACGGCTCGACGGCAACGGGCGCAGCTCGGCGGGCGTGGTCGACCAGCGCATGGCCGCGATCGAGGAACTGAGCGGGCTGGTGAAGGTGACGGTCCGCGACCAGCCCGATGGCCGCGTATCGATCGACACCGCGTCGGGAATCCCGCTGCTCGACAACCGCTTGCGGCAATTGACGATGCCCGCCGCTGCCAGTTTCGGCCCGCAGACCAACTTCCCGGTCATCGCGCTGCGCTTTGCCGATGGCGGCGCGAGCGTCGGCGCGGCGACCGGTGACGTGCTCGATTCGGCGGCGGTCGGCGGCAAGCTCGGCGGGCTGCTCGACCTGCGCGACCGGGCGCTGCCGGCGTTCAGCGAGAAGCTCGGCGTGCTGTTCACCGGGCTGTCACAGACGCTCAATGCCGCGTCGAACGCCGCCACCACGGTGCCCGCGCCGGCGCAGCTAGCCGGGCGGCAATCCGGGCTGGTCGGGACCGACCGGCTGGGGTTCACGGGGTCTGCCGTCTTCGCGGTCACGAGCGGATCGGGCGCGCTGGTCGCATCGACGACGATCGACTTTTCAGCACTGGGGCCGACCGCCACGGTCGACGATGCGGTCGCGGCGATCAACACCGGGCTCGGCGGCAGCGGCACGGCGTCCTTTGCCGGCGGGATCCTGTCGATCACCGCGAACGGGGCGGGCAACGGCGTGGTCATCGCGCAGGACCCGACCGTACCCAGCGACCGCGCGGGCGTCGGCCTCTCGCAGTATTTCGGGATGAACGACCTGATCCGCAGCGCGGACAGTCCGCTGGTGCCGTCGGGCTTCGTCCCTGCCGACCCGCACGGCTTCGCGTCCGGTCAGTCCGCGCAGATCGTGCTGCGCGACGCGTCGGGCCGGGCGATGAGCAGCTATACGATGACGGGATCGGTCGGCCCGACCTTCGGCGATCTCGTCACCGAACTGAACGCCAGCCCGATCGCCGGCTTCGGCAGCTTCGCGATGGACGACAAGGGGCGCATCCAGTTCTCGCCCAAGCCGAGCATCGCCGGTGCGATGCTGTCGGTGCCGTCGGATACCACCGACCGGCTCGGCTCGGGCCGGTCGTTCTCGAGCATCGTCCAGCTGACCGGCGCGACGAGCGGCGTCGCGAGCGCGGGCGTCCGGCCCGACATTCGCGGCAACGCGGGCAAGCTGGGGCTCGCGCAGTTGCAGACGGGGGCCGCGGTCGGCGCGAAGGCTTTGGGGTCCGGCGACGTCCGCGGCGCGACGCTGTTCGCCGACCGGCTGGCGGGCCGGGTCGATCTCGGCAAGGACGGCGTGACCTCGACCGCTGCGTTCACCGCGCAGCTGCTCGGCAATGCCGGGACCGCGGCGGCACAGGCGAAATCCTCGCTCGACGACGCGACCGCGCGGCGCGACGATGCCGTCAACCGGCGCGACAGCTTCTCGGGCGTCAATATCGACGAGGAGCTGGCGCAGATGGTCGTGCTGCAGAACAGCTATTCCGCCTCGGCGCGCGTCATCAGCACTGCCAGCCAGATGTACGACACGCTCATCTCGATGATCCGCTGA
- a CDS encoding flagellar hook protein FlgE has translation MASVADNITNINTVGYKTADAQFRTLVSSGRSSAAYSAGGVNAVTHTLVSKQGVLAASGSTTDMGIDGAGFFVTRTGLGANAEVAYTRAGSFTPDKAGYLKNSGGYYLQGWPLDAQGGYANTGSLGSLVPVRLSQLTGTATATSRLQMRANLDATAAAFTGTYTAGDLASGATPAQFSRPFDISDAQGGKHTVTMAFLKTGPNSWVGEVYATPATDVTAPGGLLASGAVAFNGDGSLDLAGSDPGMFAALTPTWTNGAGTGPIAVSLGTDGGLDGLTQFGGTSSLISSSVDGGLLGSVASVRISDAGIVSAVFDDGTTRDVYQLPLASFQNPDGLNRLPGNAYGISDESGSVAINAPGSLGAGMISASALETSTVDLAQEFTNMIRFQRAYSASSKIVTTVDEMLQEINTLKR, from the coding sequence ATGGCGAGCGTCGCGGACAACATCACCAACATCAACACGGTCGGGTACAAGACCGCGGACGCGCAGTTCCGCACATTGGTGTCCAGCGGACGCAGCTCGGCGGCCTATTCGGCGGGCGGCGTCAACGCGGTGACGCATACACTCGTCTCCAAGCAGGGCGTGCTGGCGGCATCGGGCAGCACGACCGACATGGGCATCGACGGCGCGGGCTTCTTCGTCACGCGCACCGGGCTCGGCGCGAATGCCGAGGTCGCCTATACGCGCGCCGGGTCGTTCACGCCCGACAAGGCCGGGTATCTGAAGAACTCGGGCGGCTATTATCTGCAGGGCTGGCCGCTCGACGCGCAGGGCGGCTATGCGAACACCGGCAGCCTCGGGTCGCTGGTCCCGGTGCGGCTGAGCCAGCTGACCGGCACCGCGACGGCGACCAGCCGTTTGCAGATGCGCGCCAATCTCGATGCGACCGCGGCGGCGTTCACCGGCACCTACACCGCGGGCGATCTGGCCTCGGGCGCGACGCCCGCGCAATTCTCGCGTCCGTTCGACATCTCGGACGCGCAGGGCGGCAAGCACACCGTCACGATGGCGTTTCTCAAGACCGGGCCCAACAGCTGGGTCGGGGAAGTCTATGCCACGCCCGCGACCGACGTGACCGCACCCGGCGGCTTGCTGGCGAGCGGTGCGGTCGCGTTCAACGGCGACGGCAGCCTCGACCTCGCGGGGTCGGATCCGGGCATGTTCGCAGCACTCACCCCGACCTGGACCAATGGGGCCGGCACCGGGCCGATCGCGGTCAGCCTCGGCACCGATGGCGGGCTCGACGGGCTGACGCAGTTCGGCGGCACCTCGTCGTTGATCTCGTCGAGCGTCGATGGCGGGCTGCTCGGCAGCGTCGCCTCGGTCCGGATCTCGGATGCGGGAATCGTCAGCGCGGTGTTTGACGACGGCACGACGCGCGACGTGTACCAGTTGCCGCTCGCCAGCTTCCAGAACCCCGACGGGCTCAACCGCCTGCCGGGCAATGCGTACGGCATCTCGGATGAATCGGGCAGCGTCGCGATCAACGCGCCGGGGTCGCTCGGCGCGGGCATGATCTCGGCGAGCGCGCTGGAGACGTCGACGGTCGACCTGGCGCAGGAGTTCACCAACATGATCCGTTTCCAGCGCGCCTATAGCGCGTCGTCGAAGATCGTCACGACGGTCGACGAAATGTTGCAGGAAATCAACACGTTGAAGCGGTAA